Within Serratia odorifera, the genomic segment AATGGCGCCCAGCTTGCTGGCCGCACCGCCAACGCCGCCGACCAGGCCGGCAAACAGCAGCGTCAGGTCAGAGACCTTGTACAACCAGTCAGGCACTTCGGGTTTGATCGGTAAAGTGGTGGCGGTGCCACCGCCAATAGTGACGTTGGGCGAACCTTCCATCACCGTGGCGTCGCAGTTGGTTTTATCGCCAACGCGCGAGGCCGGGAAGTCGTTGATGAATACCTTGTCCGAGCCCTGCGCCATCTGCATGCTAGGGCCGTCATCCGCACAGGTGACCTGGCTGAGGGTAGCAATCGCCGCCGGTTTGCCATTGATGAACACATTGGGGGAACCGGTCAGTATGGTGCCTTTCGGCGTCAGACTGCCGGCCCCGGCATCGGCAATGCCGTCGCGGGCCGCAGTGGCCGCCTCCCCGGCGAGATACCCCACCGCCAGACTGGCGCCAATCAGCAACACGCCAACGCCAACGCAGGACGCGGCCAGCCCGGCGACAAACAACGCACCGGCAGCCACCGCTCCCGCCGCCGCAATCAAGCCGCCGACGATAGTGCCGCCAATCATACCGGCCAAGGCGTGGGAATGGCCGATGGCGTCACCGACGCGTGCCGCTTCACTCATGACAAATTCCTTTTATGCCCGATCGGCCACGTTGGCAGCCGGCTGATAACTGTCCAATACCTGTTGCAACAGCGCCTCGTCCTGCGGTGCCAGCTTGCGTGGCTGCGCCAGGGTGAACACCAGTACCTGCCCCTGCTCCAGCGCAAACACCGCCTGACGCTGCCAAATGCGTTTACCGTCGCGCAGATAACTGGCGTGCACGCTTTCCCCCGGCAGACGCGAGTTACCCAAAGCCACCGGCTCACGCCCCTTCAGCACCCAGCCCTTCAGGCTGTGGGATAACGTCTCGAGCTGGCGCGTGATGTAGTCCGCCAGCGTTTCGTCCGGCTGCAACGCATCACGGGAAATATTCAACGAGGGGGAAGCATCATCACCGGCCAACAGCACGTTGACGGTACGATCGCTATAACCTTCCGGCAACGTCACACTGCCTTCGGTGAAGGTGCAACGAGAAAAATCAGGCATCACGCAGGGTCCTTTTGCTAAACAGGATGCCAAGAATGACATAAGCCGGCGGTGATGGAAATATCGGTAAGGGATAGTTATGAGTGGGATCGGCAACTGGGCTAGCGAGCGATACGCTGCGCCGCCCCAACGGAGGGGAAAAACCGTCGATTATGCCGCCAGGCAGCGCCTGCCTATCGATACCCCGCACAGAGGGGATGTGGCAAACAACGCCGCAGGGCGACATCCCGCAATCGGCAGCAATAATGATTATTTTTGCTGTTGAATCATTGCCTTTAGTTCGTCGATGGTCAGCGTTTTGTTCTTTTTACGGTGGATAATGCTATGGCAATTGGCACACACCGGTACCAGATCGGTGGCGGGATCCACCTCTTTTTCTTTTGATGGCGGATAGACGTAGCTGTCATCCTGAAGCAGTTAACCCCATATTTATGCTAATTCGAGTACCAAAGGACTAATGGCCGTTAAACGGATCAATCAATAGTATCAAAGGTAAATATTACAAGAAGCTTGCATCCTGCGAAAGTACGCCACTAATATTACTGAAACAGCGCCATTATGGTCGACTATCTATCACCTACAAAACAACTGAACGCAGCCAATGGCAGTTACAAGGAGTATAATATGTCAGAAAGCAATAATTCTATTATTGAAAAACGCATCGCGGATTATGGCAAGTACATAGACTTCTTTAGATCGGAAGTTAATACGCAAGGGATATGGTTGTTCGTCGCAACCTTGGGCTGCTGGGGGGTGAGCAACTCGCTAATCCGCTTTTTTGCTACCTTTATGCTGTTGTTCATTTTCGCTTACCTCGTCAATGAGAAAAACGAGGAAAAGCGCCCATTTCAAAAAATAGAAGATGAAATAAAAAGTTTTATTGAATCACAGTTAGTTGGCGATGAAAGAAAAGCAAGGCTGTATGATCTTGATTTAAAAACACGCTACCGTAAGTCTGTAAAAAACATGCTAAAGAAATCCCCCGTATTTTTATCATGCTATATATTCTATTCCATCAGCCTTGTTAGTTTCATTTTTGACCTCCCAAAAAATTAAATAAGTGATGTATTTATCATCCATTAACTGAAACATATCCAACGCCCCTTCCGCAAAGGAAGGGGCGCAGACTACGCGGCATCCACCAGCATAAACATGCCATAAGGATGGATTTCGAGGTAATAGCTTTCGCCAACGTCCGGTTGCAGGCGCGTGGCGTTAACCTGCAGCAGAATTTCCTGCCCGTGCCAGTCAACGCTCACCTCATATTGCGGGCCCATATAGGCGACGTGGCGAATGGTGCAGCGCTGGCTGTCTTCGCCATGCTGGCTGAGGGTAATCGCCTCTGGCCTGACGCCGACGCTGCCGGCTCCCCGTGCCGTAAAATGGGCCGGGCGCGGCAGG encodes:
- a CDS encoding DcrB-related protein, which gives rise to MPDFSRCTFTEGSVTLPEGYSDRTVNVLLAGDDASPSLNISRDALQPDETLADYITRQLETLSHSLKGWVLKGREPVALGNSRLPGESVHASYLRDGKRIWQRQAVFALEQGQVLVFTLAQPRKLAPQDEALLQQVLDSYQPAANVADRA